TTTGCACACCACCGCGCGCAAGGTCCTCTGATAATGCACTTGATACACCAGGAGGGGTCGCAAGAAATACAACGTCCACTTCTTTAACAATCTGTGCGACATTTACATCTTCTAATGGCTGTTCAAAAATCGTCGACAGATGAGGATATGATTCATGAATATGCATGCCTTGTTGAGAAGACGTATATACCTTCAATTCACTTTTATAAGGGTGTTGCCATAATAACCGCAACAAATCTGCTCCTCCGTATCCACTTGCACCAATAATTCCTACCTTCACGATCAACTCTCTCCGTTTCGCATTCATTTTTTTATCTTGTTACCCATTATAAATATGAATAAAAATAAATTCAACTGTATTTTTATTTTATTTTATAATTATCTAATAATTCACTATTCTATCTTTGTTTGCACAAAAATAAACGCGACAAATTGTCGCGTTTACATGATGCCTATTCTTCCATTTTCTCGATAATTCTTTCTACGGTTTGATCGATTTGATCACCCCATAAATCATTGATCTCATGATACACGTACGTACCGTTTTCATCTAAAATACTAACACCACGATAAGACATTTCGTCATTTTTCATGTTCACTTGATCTAGCACGTTAAATTCTGAATCAGTTAAAAATGAATACGTAAATGCCCCTGCTTCTTTTAATCGTTTATGATTATCTGGCGTATCGACACTAATCGCATAAATATCAGCATCTATCTCTTCAAATAAATGAAGGTTCTCCTGCAACTGGACCAGTTGCTGTTGGCAAAGTCCTCAACCAACCTCAGTGAAATGGAATAAAATTGTTGCTCGATCTTTGTTGGATAGTGTAACGGTTTCGTTTTCTTCATTTACTAAACTAACTTCCCCCGTCGGTTCATCTTGATCATTTGAACCACATGCTGATAGCACAACAAGCATCGCGATCGCACTAAGGAATAGATAAAATAGCTTTTGATTAAGTAATCTCTGCATGTATAGTCACCTCGTTTCAAACGCCTCTAATAGTAAGTGTAGAAAATGATTCCAAAAAGGTCAACGAATCTGTCTTATTGAACCGCCGACTTTAAGTCAGCTAAAATGTCTGTTTGATCACTTTTTAACCCATCATACTGCCTCACGACTTGTCCTTCTGGGTCTACTAAATAAAAACGTGTGCTGTGCATGATGTCATCTTCCTCTTCGACTGGTAGAACAGTTGTCGCAAATGCTTCTTTCGCAAATTCGATCATTTCCTCTTGTTCATACCCTGTAAGGAAGTGCCAATAATTAAAATCGGCCCCAACATTCGAACCATATGAGTGAAGGACTTCTGGGGTGTCTTGTTTTGGGTCCACTGTAAACGAAATAAATTTCATCTCATCCCCTTCTTCAATCATCGCGTTATGCAAACTTCTCATATTCGGGGTCATCGTTGGACATACAGAGGGACATTGAGTAAAGATCATATTCGCTAACCAGTAGCTACCTTCTAATTCATCAGATCCAAAAGCTTGTGAATCTTGGTTTACAAACTCGAAATCAGGAACAAACAGATCAGCCGCTGATATATCATAATCGGAACTCTCTCCTACACCATATAACCAACCGCAGCCTGATAAAACAAACATACTTACAAGTAGCACAATCCATTTCTTCATCGAGTTACTCCTCTTTCCCTTACGATTTCATAACAGGAATATCGCTAATTGTTAACTCCCCGTCCTGTTGCTTTTCT
Above is a genomic segment from Bacillus sp. FJAT-45037 containing:
- a CDS encoding redoxin domain-containing protein yields the protein MVQLQENLHLFEEIDADIYAISVDTPDNHKRLKEAGAFTYSFLTDSEFNVLDQVNMKNDEMSYRGVSILDENGTYVYHEINDLWGDQIDQTVERIIEKMEE
- a CDS encoding SCO family protein, whose protein sequence is MKKWIVLLVSMFVLSGCGWLYGVGESSDYDISAADLFVPDFEFVNQDSQAFGSDELEGSYWLANMIFTQCPSVCPTMTPNMRSLHNAMIEEGDEMKFISFTVDPKQDTPEVLHSYGSNVGADFNYWHFLTGYEQEEMIEFAKEAFATTVLPVEEEDDIMHSTRFYLVDPEGQVVRQYDGLKSDQTDILADLKSAVQ